In one Nicotiana sylvestris chromosome 8, ASM39365v2, whole genome shotgun sequence genomic region, the following are encoded:
- the LOC138874816 gene encoding uncharacterized protein translates to MEKFIPITQRENYQRQFKRLQRGSVTVTQYETRFIDLARHALLIIPTERQRVRRFIEGLVHPIRLQMDKKMGSKISFQDVTNMARRVEIVLSQGSGQGSHKRPRHSGRFSGALSWGRDLLVGAIPPSHFIQHYRLLRCPRIVTLALPRLPRLEWGGTPGHSTSMVISYMKARRMVDNGCLAYLAKVRNSSAEVPSTDSVHVVREFPEVFHSDLPGMPPNRDIDFCIDLALGTQPIFILSYRMAPPELKELKEQLQDLLDKGFIRPSVSPWGALVLFVKKNEGSMRMCIDYRQLNKVIIKNKYPLLMIEDLFDQLQGAKVNPKKIEAVKDWPRPPSANEIRSFLGLAGYYRRFVESFSSIAALMTRLTKKGAHFRSSDECEASF, encoded by the exons atggagaagtttattcctatcactcagagggaaaactatcagaggcagtttaaGCGTCTCCAGCGGGGTTCTGTGACTGTCACTcaatacgagaccagatttattgacttggcccgtcatgctcttcttataatTCCCACTGAGAGACAGAGagtaaggaggttcattgagggactcgttcatcctattcgattgcagatggatAAGAAGATGGGGAgcaagatttcttttcaggatgtgACCAATatggctaggagagttgagatagttctatcacaggggagtggtcaggggtctcacaagaggcctcgtcattcgggcaggttcagtggtgccttgtCTTGGGGCAGGgatcttttggtaggggccatccctccaagccatttcattcagcactacaGGCTTCTCAGATGccccag gATTGTGACATTAGCCTTGCCGAGGTTGCCTCGTCTGGAGTGgggagggactcctggtcattctaccagcatggttatctcatatatgaaggctcggcgtatggttgataaTGGATGTTTGGCTTACTTGGCAAAAGTTCgtaattctagtgccgaggttccttctacaGATTCTGtgcatgttgttcgtgagtttcctgaggtatttcattcagacctaccaggtatgccacccaatagggatattgacttttgcattgatttggctctgggcactcagcccatttttattttgtCTTACCGTATGGctccgccggagttgaaagaattgaaggagcaattgcaagacttgcttgataagggctttattagacctagtgtctcaccttggggtgcgctagtGTTGTTCGTTAAGAAGAATGaaggatcgatgaggatgtgtatagattatcggcagttgaataaggttataatcaagaacaagtatccattgctgatGATTGaagatttgtttgatcagcttcagggtgccaag gttaaccctaagaagattgaggcagtcaaagACTGGCCTAGACCCCCATCAGCTAatgagattcggagtttcttaggtttggcaggctattaccgtcggtttgtagagagcttttcatctattgcagccttgATGACCAGGTTAACCAAGAAGGGTGCCCATTTCAGGtcgtcggatgagtgtgaggcgagcttttag